In Actinomadura luteofluorescens, the sequence GCGGCGTAGTCGATCTGCAGCCCGGTGGTCTCGGGGGCCGCGACGATCCGCACGCCGGGCGGGACGGCGCCGCCGGGGCCGCGCAGCGGCACCGCGAACACGAACACGCCGCGCTCCTGGCCGCCGTGGACGAGGGTGGCGTAGACGGCGGCGGTCTTGGGCAGGTCCGGGTGGCCGGTGTTGGTGGGGAACTTGGCGGCCTGGGTGTCGGGGGTGCTGAGCACGAACCCGCCCGTGGCGGGGTCGTGGCGGGCGACGGTGCGGGGCGACAGGTGGCTGTTGCTGCGTCCCACCTCGGTCATCAGCAGCGTGCCGAACGAGTCCATCGACTCCAGGGAATCGCGCAGCGGCCGCGTCTCCTCCTGCCCGGCGCCGAACCGCACGATGGGGCCGAGCGCGAGCGTGTAGTGCAGCAGCATCATGTGGAACAGGGGCGGGTCGGCGATCGCGGCGCGCTCCAGCAGCGCGCACAGCGCCGGCGGGTCGGCCAGCAGCTCGCCCGCGGGCGGCGCGGCCAGCCCGGCGCGGCGCAGCCGCTCGTAGGTGAGGGCGTGCCGGTCGGGCGCGGTGAGCCCGCCGGGGACGGTGAAGAACTCCTCGGGGACGGCCTCCTCCAGCCGCGCGCGCGTCTTGGCGTCGGGTAGGGGGCCGTGCACGAACTGCCGCAGACCGTCGGCGTCGGTGGTCACGAGGGGTCCTTTCGTTCGCCGGAGGGGGTGACGCCGGGGGCGGCCTTGCCGGTGAGCCCGTGGCGGGGGCGGTCGCGCAGCGGCGCCATCGTCCGCACGCCCGGCAGGGTCAGCCGGGCGCACTGGCACAGCGCGTTGCCCGCGCCGGCCTCGGTGAACACCGTCGCGCCCGCCGCGTGCACGGCGCGCAGGGCCTCCGGCAGCCGGACGGGTCTGACGATGCAGTCGGCCATGGCGCGGTGCAGGTCGTCGTCGTCGCGGTAGGCGCGGCCGCGGACGGGCGAGTGGACGGTCAGCTCCAGGGGCCGCTGCGGGAAGCCGCGGATCATGGCGTACCACTCCTCGTCGGCGCCGGCCATCGCGGGATGGTGGGACAGGTAGGGCACCGCGAGCCGCACCGCGTTCACTCCCTCCCCGCGCGCGGCGTCCAGGACGGCGTCCAGGGGCCCGTCGGGACCGGACACGACCGTGACCTGCGGGGCGTTCAGGCACGCGACGACCACCTCGGGGGCGCCGGCGGCCTCGATGCAGGCGAGGGTGCGGTCCTCCCCGGCCTCCAGCAGCCCCATGCCGCCGCCCCCGCCGTGCCGGGCCAGGACGCCGACGGCGGCCACGCCCATGCGGGCGCCGTCGGCGATGGAGAACGCGCCCGCGCACACCAGCGCGGCGATCTCCCCGAAGCTCTGCCCGACGGCGAAGCGGGGGTGGACGCCGTGCGCGCGCAGGGCGCGGTCGACGGCGACGGACGCGGCGTAGCCGGCTAGCTGGGCGACGCCGGGGGTGCGGGCGGCCTCCCGGTAGCCGCCCGGGTCGTCCATGAGGATCGAGCGCAGGCGCGGCCATCCGTTGGGGGGCAGTCCCTCCTGCACGGCGTCCAGGACGTCGGCGACGGCGCGGGCGGCGCCGGGCCCGGTGCGGGCGAGGGCAGGCAGGTCGGGGACCCCGGCGGAGCCGGTGCCGGGGAACAGGAAGGCGCAGTTGTCGTCGGGTTGGAGCTCTTCGGCCGGGCGGAATCGGGGTGCGGGCACGCGGGGTCTCCTTACCTGGAGGGAAGGCTGCCTTTTCCTTTACGACAACGGCCGCTTAGCTTTCAGTTATGGACCAAAACCCTGAAATGGGATTATTCACTTATGGGATGGGACTGACAACCGCCAGTCCGGTGATGGGGAGAGGACCCGCATGACCGTGCCCGACACGCACCGGCCTGCCCGGGCGGACGACAGCGGAGCGGCGCGGGACGGCGGGCGGGGGTGGGCCATCCGCGGAACCGGCGCCCACCTGCCCCGCGACGTCGCGCACAGCGCCGACCTGTCCCGCTCGCTGGGCCTGGAACCGGACTGGATCGAGGGCCGCACCGGGATCAGGAAGCGGCACGTCGTCGCGCCGGGCGAGGCCGCCTCCGACCTGGCCGCGGCCGCCGCCGGGCGGGCGCTGGAGGCCGCCGGGCTGGACGCCGCCGACCTCGGCCTGATCGTGCTCGGCACCTCCACGCCCGACGTGATCGCCCCGTCCACCGCCTGCCGCGTGCAGACGATGCTGGGCGCCCACCGCGCCGCCGCGTTCGACATCTCCGCCGCCTGCACCGGGTTCGTGTTCGGGCTGCAGACCGCGGTCGGCTGGCTGGCCACCCAGCGCGGCGCGCCGCCCTACACGCTGGTCATCGGCGTCGAGGTGTACTCGCGGTTCCTCAATCCCGCCGACCGCGCCACCGCCGCCCTGTTCGGCGACGGCGCCGCCGCCGTGGTCGTCGGGCCCGCCCCGCCCGGGCACGGCATCGGCCCGATCACCCTCGGGTCGGACGGCTCGGGCGCGGACGACGTGCTGATCCCCGCGGGCGGCAGCCGCCTGCCCGCCAGCGCCGAGACCCTCGCGGGGCTCGGCCACACCATCCACATGGACGGCCGCGCCGTCCGCGACTTCATCACCGCGATCTTCCCGCGGCTGGTCGCCGAGGCGACCGAGGCCGCCGGGATCAAGCCCGCCGACCTGGCGCTGGTCGTCCCGCACCAGCCCAACCCGAAGCTGGTCGCCGCGCTGGCCGGGGACGCCGGGCTGGACCCGGGGCAGCTGGCGATCGTCGGGGACGAGGTCGGCAACATCGGCGCCGCCAGCATCCCCTACGCGCTCGACCGCGCCGTGCGGACGCGGCGGATCGGCCCCGGCGACCTGGTGCTGCTCGCCGGGTTCGGCGCGGGCCTGACCTGGGGGCACACCCTCATCACCTGGCCCCCGCCCTGACCGTCCGCCGCGGGGGGGCGTCCGGTCAGCGCGTCAGCCGGCGCAGCACCTGCCGGGTCTCGGCGCGGCGGTCCCAGGCGACGGCGGCGAACACGACCGCGAACCCCAGGGGCAGCAGCGCCCACGCCGGCTCCAGCACCAGCAGCTGGGTGAGGGCGGCCCCGCCCATCAGCCCGATCAGCCCGGCCGCGGCGAGCCCCGCCAGCCGCGGGACGACCAGCCCGATCGCGCCCGCGGCCTCGACGGCGCCGGTCACGTAGCGCAGCCACTGGCCCCAGCCGATCTCCTCGAAGGTCCTGACGGCGTCGGCCTGGCCGGCGAACTTCGGCAGCGCCGAGGCGACGAGCAGGAACGCGGCGAGCAGGATCTGCGCGCCCCACAGCACCTTGCGCAGCGTGCGTCGGTCCCCGGCGGAGGCGCGGGCGTTGGTCTTGCGGGGGGTGGTGACGGGGGTGGTGGTGTGGGTCTGGGCGCTCATGGCGGTGGTCCTTCCGTGCGCTGTCTCATCGGCCTTCACAGACGCGTCGCACGGACCCCCGCCGGATCGACATCCGGCCCAGGATTTCTCCAGATAATTTTCTGCGGCGGTATCAGTGCAGGTGAGAGCCGGTGGACGTGGCATGACCACGCTGATCGGAGCCCGCGACACCGGCCGGGGCGAGAAGGCGGCCGCGGCGCCGCGCGAGGCCGGGCACGACGCCCCGGCTCGCCGCTCTGGGCGGTGACGGCTTCCCCGGCGGGACGGGGGGCGGGGGTTTACTCCTTGCGCGGATGGCGGGCGCGGACGGCGTCGATGCAGCGGTCCCGCGACACCGGGCCTGCGAACCGCAGCCGGTCGTAGGCGGTGAACGGCGGCTCCAGCGCGTCGAGCTCGTCGACCAGCGCGTGCAGGCGCCGCGTCCACGCCGGCGTCCCGGCGTCCGGCTCCGCGGGCGCCGCCTCGATCGCGGTGACCAGGGCGTCCTTGTACCGGATGTTGCGGGGCGTCACCGAGCGCAGGCACACGTACTGCCCGTCCAGGTAGGCGGCCCACTCCCCCTCGGCGGTGGCCGGGTCGTCCCAGTGCGCGAGGAACCAGCCCTCCATCGCGTCCAGGCCCCCTGCCTGCTCGGCGAGGTCGAACAGGTCCCGCGGCACCATCTGCGCGCCGTCGGAGCGCAGGTAGCCGGGCAGGGGCAGCCTGCCCGCCAGCATCAGCCGCCGCACCTGGTCGGTGTCGCGGCCGGCGGCGCGGCACAGGTCCTCCAGGTCGGTGAACCAGGCGGTGACGTAGGCGTCGTCGGCGGCGGTCATCGGATGGTCGCCGTTGACCTCCCGGAACCGTGCCGCCAGCCGCGCCTTCAACTCGGGGTCGCTCATGCGCGCACGCTAGCCCGGGGTCGTTTCGGCATCCGCCGAAACGTCACCGCGCGGCGCTCACCAGGGGGACAGCACGAGCGCCTGGACGGCCAGCGCGGTCACCGCCTGCGCCGCCAGCCACGCCCGCACCCGGGGGCGGTCGACGGCGGCGGCGGCCGTCAGCCAGGCGGCGAACGGCACCCAGATCCGCTCGACCTCCCCGCGCGTGACGCCGGACGCGTCCAGGACCAGCACGCCGATCAGCGCCGCACCCGCCAGCGCCGCCACCGCCGCCGCGGGAGCGGCCGAACGGGCCCGCGCCCCCCGTCCCAGCACGCCCCGCCAGAGGGCGCCCCGGCACAGCTCGGCCAGCGTGCGCGGCAGCGCGTGCGCCACCGCCGGGCCCGTCAGCAGGCCCAGCACCGCCAGGTTCGCGAACAGGAAGTAGGCGTAGGAGCGCTGCGCCGACCCGCGGCTGACCAGGTAGGTGTCCAGGGTGGCGCGGACGCCGTCGGGCCACCAGAACCCCAGCAGCGTGAACGCGGCCGGGACCACCGCCAGCGCGACGCCTGCGGCCGCGAGGACCCGGAGCCGGGGACGGCCGAGCACCACGACCGCGAGCGGCACCGCGAACAGAGGCAGCAGCCCGTAGCTCAGATACGGCAGGCACCCCAGCAGCAGCCCGCCCGCCGCGGCCGGGACGAGCGCCCGTCTTCGCGCGCCGCGCGCGGCGAGCGCCAGCAGGGCCGTGCCCCAGGCCCCGACGGCCAGGAAGAACGCGTCCATCGCCGTGGCGATCCACACCGCCAGCGGCGCCAGCGCCAGGAACGGCACCGCGGCCCGCGCCGCCCGCTCCCCCGCCAGGCACCGCACCGTCACCGCGATCGCCGCCGCCGCCGACGTCCCCGCCGCGACGATCAGCGCCGCCGCCCACCCGGTGCCGCCGAGGCCGGCCTTCTCCAGCGCCCACAGCACCAGCATCGGCAGCGGCGGATGCCCCCGCACGTGGGTGGTGTAGCCGCCGAGCCGCTCGGTGAAGGTCCGCAGCCAGGCCGACGGGTCGGGGCGCAGCTGCGCCAGGCCCGCCGGGTACTCGGTCGGGGCGTCCAGCGGCCGGGCGAGCGCGTCCCATCCGTCGCAGGCGGCCAGGGCCACCGTCCACGCGGCGGAGGCCGCCCACGCGGCCGGCGGCAGCGCCCGCCACGGCAGCCGGGCCGCGAGCGCGGGCAGCGCCGCCACGGCCAGGGCCGCGACGGCGGCCGCGGGCAGGAGCCGCCGGACCGGCGGCGGCCACCCCCGCGCCCGGGCGTGCAGCGGGGGCAGCGGGTCCTCGGTGGCCAGGCCCGCGCGCCGCAGGTACCAGCCCACGGCGAACGCCGCCGCGATCCCGGCCGCCCACACCGCGACGGCGACCCACCCCGGCCATCGGCGCCCCGCCCGCCTCTCGGCCGTCTTCGCGGGGCCGTGCGCCTCGGTGAGCGTCATCGCCGCGCCCCTTTCCGGGAGGGGCGCGGGGCGCGCGTCGCTCCGCCGCGCCCGCCGGCGCGCCCGGCCCTGCGGCGTGCGGCGACCGCGCGGGCCGCCATGACGCAGGCCGCCGCGGCGGCGATGACGCCCAGCACGATCGCCAGGTTGCGGCCGTAGGGCAGCGGAAGGCGGGACGGCTCGTCGGGGCGGCGCCCGTACCCCAGCACGACGGGGATGGCGACCGCGGTCACGCAGGCGCCGATGACCAGCGCTGCGCGCGCGACGCGGCGCTGGCCCGCGGGCACCAGGCCGGTGAGCGCGCCCGCGGCGAGCACCGCCGGGACCAGGACGGCGTCGTGCAGGACGGCCGCGCCGGCGAACCACTTCGCCCACCCGGCGAGGGGAACTTCGTCCACGATCCCGCGCAGCCCGAGGCCGATGAGCGCCAGGCCCGCCGCGTACGCCGCCGCCTTGGTGAGGGTCCCCGCGTTCACGACACCACCAGCCGGTGGATCCATTTGGTCTGCATGACTCCGGGCCGGTTCGGGGCGATGAGGCGGCAGGGGTAGCCGTGGTCGAGGGCCAGGGGCGCGCCGTTCAGGCCGAGGGCCAGCAGCGTCAGCGGGTCGCGCCAGTGCGGCGGGGCGACCATGGAGGTGCGGTAGAGGCCCTGGCGCTGCAGCGACTCGACCCGCACCTGCGCGTCGTCGGCGACGCCGGCCAGGCGCAGGACGTCCCGCAGCCGCACGCCCCGCCAGTCCGCCTCCACGCTCCACCCCTCCACGCAGGAGATGGGCAGCCGCGCGGTGTGCTGGGGCAACGCGGCCAGGTCGGCCAGGGACAGGGTGACCTCTCGCGCGACCCGGCCGGTGACGGTGAGGCGCCAGCGGGGGTCCCGGGCCTCGGCGGTGACGCCGGTCGCGGCGGCCGACTTGTTGACCGGGACGTCCTGCGGCCCGGTGCCGGGGCGGCGGGGCGCCAGCACCGCCAGCGGCGCCAGCGGCGTGACCGCCTCCCCCACCGTGGTCAGCGCGACGACGCCGCTCGCGCCGGCGACGGTGAGCAGGAAGCCGCGGCGGCCGACGCCGTCCTCGGGGCGGGTCATCACGGTGCGGCGCGCCTTGGCCCACTGGTCGGCGATGTGGATGACCAGCGCGCCGACCAGGATGTAGGCCGTCCAGTAGTGCGCGGTGGTGAAGTAGAACCGGAACGCGTACCAGTACGCGACGTTCAGGACACCGGTGACGAACTGGAACAGCGCGGCGGCGACGAGGACGAACACCAGCAGCCGCTGCGCGCCGTGGACGAGCGAGCGGACCGGCGGCCACTGCCACAGCCGCGGGTAGACCGTCCACAGCTTGGCCAGCAGCAGCGGGACGGTCGCCAGCCCGCCGATGACGTGCACGCCCTGGGTGACCCGGTACAGGTTCACCGGCCGCGAGGGCCACAGCATCCATCCGGCGGGATGCTGCATGAAGTGGCTGACCAGCCCGGTCCCGAAGGAGACCAGGACGCTGGCGCCCAGGGCGATGCCGAGCCAGGAGGCGACCCGCTCGTCGTGCAGGCGGCTGGTGAACCGTCCCGGGACACCGCGCAGCACGGCGGTGGGCGCGGGCGGCCTGTACCTGTCGAGTGGAGGTCTCATGGGCGCTCGTCCCTGGAGCGCAGGGTGACGAACCACCGGTCCGCGTCCTCCCAGGATTCGGTCACGGTCGCGGCGCACGCGGCGGCCAGCGCGGCGACGGCGTCGGCGGACACGTGCGCCCAGGGGAACCATTCGCCGACCGACCGGTCCGAGCGCAGCCGCAGCGGCTCGACCCGGGACGCCGTGCCGGGCGGGCCGACCTCCAGGAGCGCCAGGACGCGGCGCAGCAGCGCGGCGGGGTCGCCGCCGATGCCGATGTTGCCGTCGGCGAGCAGCGCGGTGCGCCACCGCCCGGCGCCGGGCACGCGGCCGAACACGTCGCGGCACAGGGCGGGGCCGCCCGCCGCGACAGTCAGCGCGACGGCGGAGGGGGCCAGGTCGATGCCCAGCACCGGCAGGCCGCGGCGGGCCAGCGCCACCGTCAGCCGTCCCGGCCCGGATCCGACGTCCAGGGTGGCGCCCGCGCAGCGGCGCAGCAGCCCGCCGTCGCCGGGCCGCACGGCGAGCCAGTCGTGCACCGGCAGCGGCCGGCGGCGCCCGTCGGCGTGCTCGATCTCCACGGGGGCGCGGCCCCGCAGCGCC encodes:
- a CDS encoding ACP S-malonyltransferase, which translates into the protein MPAPRFRPAEELQPDDNCAFLFPGTGSAGVPDLPALARTGPGAARAVADVLDAVQEGLPPNGWPRLRSILMDDPGGYREAARTPGVAQLAGYAASVAVDRALRAHGVHPRFAVGQSFGEIAALVCAGAFSIADGARMGVAAVGVLARHGGGGGMGLLEAGEDRTLACIEAAGAPEVVVACLNAPQVTVVSGPDGPLDAVLDAARGEGVNAVRLAVPYLSHHPAMAGADEEWYAMIRGFPQRPLELTVHSPVRGRAYRDDDDLHRAMADCIVRPVRLPEALRAVHAAGATVFTEAGAGNALCQCARLTLPGVRTMAPLRDRPRHGLTGKAAPGVTPSGERKDPS
- a CDS encoding 3-oxoacyl-ACP synthase III family protein, which codes for MTVPDTHRPARADDSGAARDGGRGWAIRGTGAHLPRDVAHSADLSRSLGLEPDWIEGRTGIRKRHVVAPGEAASDLAAAAAGRALEAAGLDAADLGLIVLGTSTPDVIAPSTACRVQTMLGAHRAAAFDISAACTGFVFGLQTAVGWLATQRGAPPYTLVIGVEVYSRFLNPADRATAALFGDGAAAVVVGPAPPGHGIGPITLGSDGSGADDVLIPAGGSRLPASAETLAGLGHTIHMDGRAVRDFITAIFPRLVAEATEAAGIKPADLALVVPHQPNPKLVAALAGDAGLDPGQLAIVGDEVGNIGAASIPYALDRAVRTRRIGPGDLVLLAGFGAGLTWGHTLITWPPP
- a CDS encoding DoxX family protein, giving the protein MSAQTHTTTPVTTPRKTNARASAGDRRTLRKVLWGAQILLAAFLLVASALPKFAGQADAVRTFEEIGWGQWLRYVTGAVEAAGAIGLVVPRLAGLAAAGLIGLMGGAALTQLLVLEPAWALLPLGFAVVFAAVAWDRRAETRQVLRRLTR
- a CDS encoding DUF6058 family natural product biosynthesis protein; protein product: MSDPELKARLAARFREVNGDHPMTAADDAYVTAWFTDLEDLCRAAGRDTDQVRRLMLAGRLPLPGYLRSDGAQMVPRDLFDLAEQAGGLDAMEGWFLAHWDDPATAEGEWAAYLDGQYVCLRSVTPRNIRYKDALVTAIEAAPAEPDAGTPAWTRRLHALVDELDALEPPFTAYDRLRFAGPVSRDRCIDAVRARHPRKE
- a CDS encoding molybdopterin-dependent oxidoreductase produces the protein MRPPLDRYRPPAPTAVLRGVPGRFTSRLHDERVASWLGIALGASVLVSFGTGLVSHFMQHPAGWMLWPSRPVNLYRVTQGVHVIGGLATVPLLLAKLWTVYPRLWQWPPVRSLVHGAQRLLVFVLVAAALFQFVTGVLNVAYWYAFRFYFTTAHYWTAYILVGALVIHIADQWAKARRTVMTRPEDGVGRRGFLLTVAGASGVVALTTVGEAVTPLAPLAVLAPRRPGTGPQDVPVNKSAAATGVTAEARDPRWRLTVTGRVAREVTLSLADLAALPQHTARLPISCVEGWSVEADWRGVRLRDVLRLAGVADDAQVRVESLQRQGLYRTSMVAPPHWRDPLTLLALGLNGAPLALDHGYPCRLIAPNRPGVMQTKWIHRLVVS
- a CDS encoding class I SAM-dependent methyltransferase; translation: MIGELYEEALRGRAPVEIEHADGRRRPLPVHDWLAVRPGDGGLLRRCAGATLDVGSGPGRLTVALARRGLPVLGIDLAPSAVALTVAAGGPALCRDVFGRVPGAGRWRTALLADGNIGIGGDPAALLRRVLALLEVGPPGTASRVEPLRLRSDRSVGEWFPWAHVSADAVAALAAACAATVTESWEDADRWFVTLRSRDERP